Proteins from a genomic interval of Maylandia zebra isolate NMK-2024a linkage group LG15, Mzebra_GT3a, whole genome shotgun sequence:
- the LOC111501197 gene encoding uncharacterized protein LOC111501197: MAAFTWIQMSSLLILMLQFKGTPGQNQTVTAGRGHDVTLPCKNVIQGQHNCSSTTWLFSHSSKTAAVELFNLGHIKETKPESDRLSLSADCSLVIKKVTDQDVGRYTCRQFKTATGPQEGPDFEIDLSVINSENVKTTKSTTVKFTTKTSPTTKSTKSTPLEETSNDPAAVQSWFIIVPVGLAALLAVVIIIWKKSKGNKTQQSDNTAEADDEVSYATISFTKKTKNKDRPCVDDDGDTITYSTVKACSPPAGVSTDSSDVYSTINK, from the exons aTGGCTGCATTCACATGGATTCAAATGTCTTCATTACTGATTCTGATGCTTCAGTTTAAAG GAACACCTGGACAAAATCAAACTGTCACAGCTGGACGTGGACATGATGTTACTCTGCCTTGTAAAAATGTGATACAAGGTCAGCATAACTGTAGCAGTACTACCTGGCTCTTCAGTCATTCAAGTAAAACGGCAGCAGTAGAACTCTTTAACCTTGGGCATATTAAAGAAACCAAACCTGAATCAGACAGACTGAGTCTTTCTGCAGACTGTTCTCTGGTTATAAAGAAGGTCACAGATCAGGATGTTGGTCGTTACACCTGCAGACAGTTCAAAACAGCAACAGGACCACAAGAAGGTCCAGACTTTGAGATTGATCTGTCTGTTATTAACA gtGAAAATGTGAAAACGACAAAATCAACAACAGTGAAGTTCACCACAAAAACATCACCGACAACAAAATCCACAAAATCAACACCGTTAGAAGAGACATCAAATGATCCAGCAGCAG ttcagtcaTGGTTTATCATCGTTCCTGTGGGTTTAGCAGCACTGTTAGCTGTGGTCATCATCATATGGAAGAAAAGTAAAG gaaacaaaacacaacagagcgACAACACT GCTGAAGCCGATGATGAAGTTTCCTACGCCACCATcagcttcacaaagaaaaccaaGAATAAAGACCGG CCCTGTGTCGATGATGATGGTGACACTATAACCTACAGCACTGTGAAAGCATGCTCTCCacctgctggagtttccactgaTTCCAGCGACGTCTATTCCACCATCAACAAATAA